The proteins below come from a single Micropterus dolomieu isolate WLL.071019.BEF.003 ecotype Adirondacks linkage group LG05, ASM2129224v1, whole genome shotgun sequence genomic window:
- the crocc2 gene encoding rootletin isoform X3, producing the protein MATARKRTGIRTVLLDLRVAQNWANFAMSSQREQDGHSPRLETVIQKLEDSLLHSDGSSGERTLMLRGDGQESSISPTPVTTRIRQIITRHLAEQPAGESSEVSELEESRALGDQLSPSQLDHDQSSDKQLIQVPMLQSAVDSDQDSVSPGSLQFQNKERTYRQKLQVYQEAQQRQAQLVQKLQTKVLQYKKRCGGLEEQVLEKTSESEKMRLLLQAHLDTAQRQQRTEQDLNMAIQNKCAQLEEEQKRCASLSHVNSMLREQLEQAGTVNRGLTESLWKAREDAELCDTRLRREQETCASRLSREQARVRALWRQAASLRTTFTQLRTFTDRTLSEMRAECVAGSQQLHVASMNLVAKVTQESTSSGVDMSALERQLKDKLKDVMQLQGRWDAEKVELNSRILELTDTVKHLRSQNSQKDASLDTMQISLDRMETRRTEDKAEMEVLHTEIQALQKILCHVHQLVGGEGDSSGSEIVSSSPPNGRSPLRNTTLMAVQTALSKHQKKTQDLRGRLDAALEQVDTLRGHLQERDAERRELEQKIQELKRESQEAKKALEERVRDSNRYRCSLELISSEKGSLEKLLSGLQQEVDSQRAELEVLRGSSLELQRQRDLLRQQREDLEMQLARQRTEAQRGERSLEELEGKNSDLRRELVTVKEALSQITLQKEVLEDDKASLALALSKMESQSAAHELAFTKLQNQEAALKDSLAKMAALSEGLAKDKVELNRILLQTEGEKAELGERRREAEMERAAAREETARLQQEMMNLLVEKQALEGSHSHLQDLCQKLEAELSLLQKENAQALEQHSQVNRQMQSVSEELCACRKELETQTTALKRATHDREELAKDKAALDVKLNSAERKACGLTQELVALRAEKESLETALFESQQLASSLEAEYTRMEGERRGLLLANEALTRDGARMRVDGERQFVQAAQERSKLEEKLSQVQRNTLLTLNNKEQIHREQLEAERQKKEQQCAELTVQRERAEEQLRRQCAELRLHSQKELQQVQEELARLQQDFNQSLLQAESEKQQALSQKEAEKAALTEKLAALQQDLATAGMELERMQREAFSKQEQDMNAMAVFQSELQDLQTQFEESLNSHENTKKSLTEQIRELNQQSEHAQLELEGLRRQLQEAEDALIKERGEMIEAHRQLQECAQDRDTQRKEALDLRRLLGDETREKEAIQASNQELRAFIKRAESDNSSLRRAVEEREQKVAVLEECRSSMNREATSLRSSMRELEKSRLQARRELQELRRQIKVLEGENSQQKQELQELQGRVCQEEQKEEEARRKAFTLKQRLLECEAGREAALNEVAGLQRRVVEQETAEHQNRELLQEREAYQQQCDQMHRETTSQLEQALEDARIQVKELSVQVGLAESKVQSLGEQLGQSDAKRRDLELKLAGLYSALRRTVGTSHTRLSGTLGSCRRSPSPWRNHVQVKGRDSVTDGSVLSLSRGEDEELDVDSVYTVLREFQQELRDTQRDRDEAKAQIVSLSQQVTELQGSQDNSATQLIQLQKALKQSEQGKKEMAEGLHEAHRSLSLQEEVIRRTERDKRKLEEEVAQFRTALQASDAESRALEDKLELLQGLECRGNVEQRKLKESLEAAENRVSRLELSQRTLEGELQRAQLRAAELDAEAGALQERLTELRRKLGESEDRCAALKVSEERLSTSLARAEQHESQLREQLRKLSDSLSDNRTCSGALQEQVSQLQRALTASEQDRRLLQERLDKTREALSECKRLNHKLTEQTQNLQRAHEDLELQNSELEKHNRTLKECLKQQQETELQARGSSQQLQQEKEELQHKVTSLQTSLQKLQSERAEMERVLTRLGKDRSALRKTLEKVEMEKLRREEEAALAAREREQLGQTVHSLEQELAEKQDELQTVQAQISQLEHSHAQRLLEVTAHHHQELDLETDRLRDSQLQAEEALEIRERAHRQRVKCLEEQVLALKEQLDQETRRRQAYFNQMLQPGV; encoded by the exons CTCATTCAGGTGCCGATGCTGCAGTCAGCCGTGGACTCAGACCAGGACAGTGTATCACCAGGATCCCTGCAGTTTCAGAACAAGGAGAGaacttacaggcaaaaactgcaGGTCTACCAGGAGGCTCAGCAGAGACAAGCGCAACTTGTTCAAAAGCTTCAGACCAAG GTTCTTCAGTACAAGAAGAGGTGTGGGGGACTAGAAGAGCAGGTGCTGGAGAAGACCTCAGAGTCTGAGAAGATGAGATTGTTG ctgcAGGCCCACCTGGACACAGCCCAGCGTCAGCAGCGGACAGAGCAGGATCTCAACATGGCTATCCAGAATAAGTGTgctcagctggaggaggagcagaagag GTGTGCCAGCCTCAGCCATGTCAACTCTATGCTGCGGGAACAACTGGAGCAGGCAGGCACTGTCAACCGCGGGCTAACAGAGAGCTTGTGGAAGGCTCGTGAAGACGCTGAATTGTGTGACACGCGTCTGCGCAGAGAGCAAGAG aCGTGCGCTTCCCGGCTAAGTCGTGAACAGGCTCGTGTCAGAGCACTGTGGCGCCAGGCCGCTTCCCTGCGGACCACTTTTACCCAGCTAAGAACTTTCACTGACAG GACTCTGTCTGAAATGCGCGCGGAGTGTGTTGCTGGCAGCCAGCAGCTGCATGTTGCCAGCATGAATTTAGTGGCCAAAGTAACACAGGAGAGCACCTCTAGTGGTGTGGATATGTCAGCACTGGAGAGGCAGCTGAAGGACAAGCTGAAAGATGTCATGCAGCTTCAGGGTCGTTGGGATGCAGAGAAAGTTGAACTTAACTCCAG AATCCTGGAGCTGACTGACACGGTGAAGCACCTCCGCAGCCAGAACAGTCAGAAAGATGCCAGCCTCGACACTATGCAGATCAGTCTGGACAGGATG GAGACGAGGAGAACAGAGGATAAAGCAGAGATGGAGGTCCTCCACACAGAGATCCAAGCCCTCCAGAAGATTTTATGCCATGTTCACCAG CTGGTTGGCGGCGAGGGTGATAGCAGTGGCTCTGAAATTGTGTCTTCCTCACCTCCTAATGGCCGGTCTCCTCTGAGGAACACTACCCTGATGGCTGTGCAGACTGCTCTTTCCAAGcaccagaaaaaaacacag GACCTGCGTGGGCGTCTGGATGCTGCCCTGGAGCAAGTGGACACACTGCGCGGTCACCTGCAGGAGAGGGATGCTGAGAGGAGAGAGCTGGAGCAGAAGATCCAGGAACTAAAGAGGGAAAGTCAGGAAGCTAAAAAAGCCCTGGAGGAACGCGTCAGAGACAGCAACAGATACCGCTGCTCACTGGAGCTCATCTCCAG TGAGAAGGGCAGCCTTGAAAAGCTGCTGTCAGGGCTGCAGCAGGAGGTGGACTCCCAGCGTGCCGAGCTGGAGGTACTGCGGGGCTCATCACTGGAGCTCCAGAGACAGAGGGACCTCCTgaggcagcagagggaggatCTGGAGATGCAGCTGGCACGCCAGCGCACGGAGGCCCAAAGAGG cgAGAGGAGTTTGGAGGAGCTTGAAGGGAAGAACTCAGATCTGCGTAGGGAGCTTGTGACAGTGAAGGAGGCTCTGAGTCAAATTACCCTGCAGAAGGAAGTGTTGGAGGATGATAAGGCTAGCCTTGCTCTGGCTCTCAGCAAG ATGGAGTCCCAAAGTGCTGCACATGAGTTAGCCTTCACCAAACTGCAGAATCAAGAGGCTGCCTTAAAAGATTCTCTGGCCAAAATGGCTGCCCTGAGCGAAGGCTTAGCCAAAGACAAGGTGGAACTCAATCGTATtctgctgcag ACAGAAGGTGAGAAGGCAGAGCTTGGTGAACGTAGACGGGAAGCTGAAATGGAGCGGGCAGCAGCCAGGGAGGAGACAGCCCGGCTGCAACAAGAGATGATGAATCTGCTCGTTGAGAAACAAGCCCTGGAGGGCTCCCACAGCCACTTGCAGGATCTCTGCCAGAAGCTTGAAGCAGAGCTGAGCCTGCTGCAGAAGGAGAACGCTCAGGCCCTGGAGCAGCACTCCCAG GTCAACAGGCAGATGCAGAGTGTGTCAGAGGAGCTGTGTGCGTGCAGGAAGGAGCTTGAGACTCAGACCACAGCCCTGAAGAGAGCTACCCATGACAGGGAGGAGCTGGCCAAGGACAAGGCTGCTCTGGATGTCAAGCTAAACTCCGCAGAACGAAAGGCCTGTGGTCTCACGCAGGAGCTGGTTGCACTTAG AGCAGAGAAGGAGTCCCTTGAGACGGCTCTGTTTGAGAGCCAGCAGCTTGCCTCGTCCCTGGAGGCCGAGTACACCAGGATGGAGGGGGAGAGGCGCGGTTTGCTCCTGGCTAACGAGGCCTTGACGC GTGATGGTGCTCGGATGCGTGTGGATGGTGAACGCCAGTTTGTACAGGCTGCACAAGAGAGGAGTAAGTTGGAGGAGAAGCTGTCCCAGGTGCAGAGGAATACCCTGCTGACCCTGAACAACAAAGAGCAAATTCACAGGGAGCAGCTCGAAGCTGAACGCCAGAAAAAG GAACAGCAGTGTGCGGAACTGACAGTTCAACGGGAGCGGGCTGAGGAGCAGCTGCGGAGACAGTGTGCGGAGCTGCGTTTGCACAGCcagaaggagctgcagcaggtgcAGGAGGAGCTGGCCAGGCTGCAGCAGGACTTCAACCAAAGCCTCCTGCAAGCTGAGAGtgaaaagcagcag GCTTTGTCCCAGAAGGAGGCGGAGAAGGCTGCCCTCACGGAGAAGCTAGCAGCCCTGCAGCAGGACCTAGCCACAGCCGGCATGGAGCTTGAGCGCATGCAGCGGGAGGCTTTTAGCAAACAGGAGCAGGATATG AATGCAATGGCTGTCTTTCAGTCTGAGCTGCAAGACTTGCAGACTCAGTTTGAAGAGTCTTTAAACTCTCATGAAAATACCAAGAAGAGTCTGACTGAGCAAATCAGAGAGTTGAACCAGCAGAGTGAACATGCACAACTGGAG TTAGAAGGCCTTCGTCGGCAGCTGCAGGAAGCAGAGGATGCACTTATTAAAGAGCGAGGGGAGATGATTGAGGCTCACAGACAGCTCCAGGAGTGTGCACAGGATCGGGACACGCAACGAAAAGAAGCCCTGGACCTGAGAAGGCTCTTAGGTGATGAgaccagagagaaagaggccaTCCAGGCCTCTAACCAGGAGCTAAGAGCTTTCATCAAGAGAGCAGAGAGTGACAACAGCAG TTTGAGAAGAGCTGTGGAGGAGAGGGAGCAGAAAGTGGCCGTCTTAGAGGAATGTAGGAGCTCGATGAACCGAGAGGCAACCTCTCTACGGAGCAGTATGAGAGAGCTGGAGAAGTCTCGCTTGCAAGCACGCAGAGAGCTGCAGGAGCTGCGCAGACAG ATAAAGGTCCTTGAAGGCGAGAACAGCCAGCAGAAACAGGAGCTGCAAGAGTTGCAGGGCCGGGTGTGTCAGGAGgaacagaaggaggaggaggcacgTCGCAAGGCTTTCACTCTCAAACAGAGATTGCTGGAGTGCGAGGCTGGCAGAGAAGCAGCGCTGAATGAG GTTGCAGGTCTGCAGCGCCgtgtggtggaacaggagacAGCGGAGCATCAGAACCGAGAGCTGCTGCAGGAAAGAGAGGCTTATCAGCAGCAGTGTGACCAGATGCACAGGGAAACCACCTCACAGCTGGAACAAGCACTAGAAGATGCCAGGATCCAGGTCAAGGAACTCTCTGTGCAGGTTGGCCTTGCAGAAAGCAAGGTCCAGAGCCTGGGAGAGCAGCTGGGCCAAAGTGATGCCAAACGCAGGGACCTGGAGCTCAAGTTGGCGGGGTTGTATTCAGCCCTGCGCCGCACTGTTGGTACAAGCCATACAAGGCTTTCAGGCACACTTGGGTCCTGTAGACGGTCTCCCTCTCCCTGGAGAAACCACGTACAAGTAAAAG GGCGAGACAGTGTGACAGACGGATCTGTATTGTCCTTGTCCCGTGGCGAAGATGAAGAGCTGGATGTGGACTCGGTGTACACAGTCCTACGGGAATTCCAGCAGGAACTCAGGgatacacagagagacagg GATGAAGCAAAGGCTCAGATAGTTAGTCTGAGTCAGCAAGTTACAGAGCTCCAAGGCAGCCAGGATAATTCAGCAACCCAGCTCATACAGCTACAGAAGGCCTTAAAGCAGTCAGAGCAGG GAAAAAAGGAGATGGCAGAAGGATTGCATGAGGCACATAGGTCCCTTTCCCTGCAGGAGGAAGTAATACGGCGTACAGAGAGAGATAAGAGAAAGCTTGAAGAGGAGGTTGCTCAATTCAGGACTGCTCTGCAAGCTTCTGACGCTGAGTCCAGGGCACTGGAA GACAAGTTGGAGCTCTTGCAGGGCTTAGAATGCCGTGGAAATGTAGAACAACGGAAGCTGAAGGAGTCTCTGGAAGCAGCAGAGAACAGGGTGAGTCGTCTGGAGCTCTCTCAACGCACCCTTGAAGGTGAGCTACAGAGGGCCCAGCTCAGGGCAGCAGAGCTGGATGCAGAAGCAGGGGCTTTGCAGGAAAGACTGACAGAGCTGAGGAGGAAGCTGGGTGAGAGTGAGGACCGGTGTGCAGCGCTGAAGGTCAGCGAGGAGAGGTTGTCCACATCACTGGCTCGCGCTGAGCAGCACGAGAGCCAGCTGAGAGAACAGCTCCGCAAACTGTCAGACAGCCTCAGTGACAACAGGACCTGCAGCGGAGCCCTGCAGGAGCAGGTCTCACAGCTCCAGAGGGCTCTGACTGCCAGCGAGCAGGACCGAAGGCTGCTGCAG GAACGTCTGGATAAAACACGAGAAGCCCTTTCAGAGTGTAAGAGGCTGAACCACAAACTAACAGAGCAGACCCAGAACCTTCAAAGAGCCCATGAGGACTTGGAGCTCCAAAATTCTGAGTTGGAGAAACATAACAGGACACTGAAGGAG TGCCTGAAGCAACAGCAGGAAACTGAACTGCAGGCCCGAGGGAGCtcccagcagctgcagcaagAGAAGGAGGAACTCCAGCACAAGGTcaccagtctccagacctcttTGCAAAAGCTACAGAGTGAGAGAGCAGAGATGGAGAGGGTGCTGACACGCCTTGGTAAAGACAGGTCAGCACTCAGGAAGACACTGGAAAAG GTGGAGATGGAGAAgctgaggagggaggaggaggcagcGTTGGCAgccagagagagggagcagtTGGGGCAGACAGTGCACAGCCTGGAGCAGGAGCTGGCTGAAAAGCAGGATGAGCTGCAGACTGTGCAG GCCCAAATCTCCCAGTTGGAGCACTCTCATGCACAGCGCCTCCTGGAGGTGACAGCCCACCATCACCAGGAGCTGGATTTGGAGACGGACCGTCTGAGGGACAGTCAGCTCCAAGCAGAGGAGGCCTTGGAGATCAGGGAGAGGGCCCATCGCCAGAGGGTCAAATGCCTGGAGGAACAG GTGCTGGCTCTGAAAGAGCAGCTAGATCAGGAAACAAGAAGACGACAGGCCTATTTCAATCAGATGCTACAACCTGGTGTGTAG